ATGGAGGCGTCGAACCGGGACTTGCAACGCCTTGCTTCTTTTGATAGTCTCACAAAGCTCGCCAACCGTCGTTACTTTGATGAATACTTACAGCGCGAATGGAAACGATTGGAAAAAGTGCAATTACCTCTTTCTTTGATTTTGTGTGAGATTGATTTTTTCCAGACTTACAACGACTCCTATGGGCATCAAGCTGGAGATGAATGTCTATGCCAAGTTGCTAATACAATTAACAAATGCAAGCGGCGCTCAACGGATATCATAGCCCGTTATGGTGCTGAAGAATTCGCTATCGTTTTGCCAAAAACTGATGCTGAAGGAGCTTTTGAAGTGGCTCAAACAATTCGAGCTTCTGTAAAAGCTTTACATATACTTCATGCTGCTTCAAAAGTCAGTGAATTTGTCACTCTTAGCTTAGGAGTTGCAAGTCTCATTCCTTGTCCCAAATTCTCTGTATCCCATCTCATCACAATAGCAGACTCGTCTCTTCATCAGGCAAAGCAGGAAGGACGCGATAGCGTTGTGATTCTGTCAGTCTAAAGCCTTCCATTGCAGTGGTGGTAAGCTAAAGGCAGCATTTAAACACCAAACTGACTACCGAATATGTTTTGGCGGCGACTGACGGCGTTACTTTTAGCTATGAGTGTCTTCTTTTGTGCCTCCCCCGTACTGGCAGACTGGACTCATCCGATGTCATTTAGCAATGCAGAGTTCACAGGTCACGATTTTTCTGGTCAAAACTTGCAAGCAGCAGAGTTTTCTAACGCTAATATGGAACTGACTAACTTCAGAGGCGCTGACTTACGAGGAGCCGTTTTAAGTGCTTCTGTGATGACAAAATCTAATCTACATAAAGCAGATTTAACCAATGCTATGGTCGATCAGGTAAACTTAACAGGTGCTGACTTGAGTGATGCTGTTTTAAAAGAAGCCCTTTTGCTCCGCGCTATATTTAATGATGTGGATATTACTGGTGCAGACTTTACTGATGCAACTTTGGATGGAGCGCAAATGAAGGAATTGTGCCAAAAAGCAAGTGGCGTAAACTCTAAAACTAACGTGGAAACTCGTGGTTCTGTAGGATGTCGATGAAACGTGTTGGTGTTATTGGTGGTGGGCAATTGGCATGGATGATGGGAGATGCCGCCAAGAAGTTAGGAGTAGAATTGGTAGTGCAAACTCCTAACATCAACGACCCAGCTGTTCCCATATCAGCTGACGACAACGTTTTCGCCCCAGTTGATGATGCCAACGCTACGGCTGAATTAGCTAAAAAATGCGATGTCATCACCTTTGAAAACGAGTTTGTTGACATAGAAGCTTTATCAAAGTTGGCACAACAAGGCGTTTGCTTCCGCCCTAGACTAGAAGCTTTGGCTCCCCTTTTAGATAAATATCACCAACGCTGCTATCTACGGGACTTGGGTTTACCCGTTCCTCAGTTTGTCGCCCTAGAAGAGTGGGACGGTGCGGGCGTGGCAAATACTGAAGAAATCTTCGCCTCTCAAGTTGGTTTTCCAGCAGTTTTGAAAACTCGCCGCCACGGTTACGACGGTCAAGGGACTTTTATAATTAAAAACATAGAAACTTTCAAGCAAACATTAAAATCACAAAACATAAAAGGTGTTGGAAACAACTGTGTTTTTCTATTAGAAGAATTTATTCCCTTTGAACGAGAATTAGCGATCATTGCTGCGCGTTCTGTAAGTGGTGAGGTTTGTACCTTCCCAGTTGTAGAAACCCAGCAGGAAGAACAGGTGTGTCGGCGGGTCTTTGCGCCAGCCAAGATTTCGCCGGAGGTGAGTCTTGAAATCGAGAATATTGCCCGCACTTTACTGGATAGTCTCCAAGCAGTGGGAGTTTTTGGTATAGAGTTATTTCTTAAGGCTGATGGCAAGGTGCTAGTCAATGAAGTAGCACCCCGCACCCACAATTCAGGGCATTTCTCTATAGATGCTAGCGAGACCTCTCAATTCGAGCAGCACCTGCGAGCAGTTTGTGGTATGCACTTAGGTAACACCGCTATGATTT
The sequence above is a segment of the Mastigocladopsis repens PCC 10914 genome. Coding sequences within it:
- a CDS encoding response regulator; this encodes MSNPDFQNNPPLILVVDDEKTFRLVVQRAMEKEGYRVAEAYDGKHCLEICQQQPPDIVLLDAMMPAMDGFACCAKMRATLGDDCPPVLMITSLNDKESIQRAFEIGATDYITKPIDWEVLRQRIHRLLAYKGAQKELQHKIQRECQLTVQMEASNRDLQRLASFDSLTKLANRRYFDEYLQREWKRLEKVQLPLSLILCEIDFFQTYNDSYGHQAGDECLCQVANTINKCKRRSTDIIARYGAEEFAIVLPKTDAEGAFEVAQTIRASVKALHILHAASKVSEFVTLSLGVASLIPCPKFSVSHLITIADSSLHQAKQEGRDSVVILSV
- a CDS encoding 5-(carboxyamino)imidazole ribonucleotide synthase, which gives rise to MKRVGVIGGGQLAWMMGDAAKKLGVELVVQTPNINDPAVPISADDNVFAPVDDANATAELAKKCDVITFENEFVDIEALSKLAQQGVCFRPRLEALAPLLDKYHQRCYLRDLGLPVPQFVALEEWDGAGVANTEEIFASQVGFPAVLKTRRHGYDGQGTFIIKNIETFKQTLKSQNIKGVGNNCVFLLEEFIPFERELAIIAARSVSGEVCTFPVVETQQEEQVCRRVFAPAKISPEVSLEIENIARTLLDSLQAVGVFGIELFLKADGKVLVNEVAPRTHNSGHFSIDASETSQFEQHLRAVCGMHLGNTAMICPTAVMVNLLGYEISQSDYITKRQQIEQIPHAHLHWYGKTESRPGRKLGHVTVLLGTQNRDQAMASAFGAPDEGRRIGDFPPGTFGAAVSGDADTANLAQEIARNIESIWYPN
- a CDS encoding pentapeptide repeat-containing protein, which produces MFWRRLTALLLAMSVFFCASPVLADWTHPMSFSNAEFTGHDFSGQNLQAAEFSNANMELTNFRGADLRGAVLSASVMTKSNLHKADLTNAMVDQVNLTGADLSDAVLKEALLLRAIFNDVDITGADFTDATLDGAQMKELCQKASGVNSKTNVETRGSVGCR